Part of the Kineococcus aurantiacus genome, CCCGGTGGGTCCCATCCGCGCCGGGTCCTGACCGGGGACGAGCACGAGCCACAGCACCACCGCGACGACGAGCGCGGCCACGGGGAGCACCCGGCGGACGTCGCGGAGCTCGGCAGCGCCCCGCCGGCCGGCGGTGCGCGCGGCGGGGCGCCGGCGCGCGACCTCCAGCCCCAGGGGGGCGGAGGTGTCGGCGCGCAGGCTCCACGCCACCCCGGCGCGCACCAGCAGGGACAGCGCGGCGAGCGCGCCGGTGATCCCGGCGCCCACCCGCGGGTCCCACGCACCGGCGCTGAGCATGGTCTGCGCCAGCAGCAGGAGCACCGCCAGCGACCCGCCCGCGGCGACGACCGCGAACAGCAGGTCCACCCGGCGTCGCCACCAGACCGCCAGGGCGGCACCGGGTCCCAGCAGCCACCAGACCACGGTGAGCGGCCCGCTGCCCGCCGCACCGGGACGGCCCACGACCAGGGCCGTGAGGACGGCGCCGGTCAAGCCGAGCAGACCGGCCACGACGACGAGCGCGGGGCTGGTCCGTCCGGGGCGGTCGGCGGGCACGCCGGCGCGCCCGCCCTGGCGGGGCAGGCGGTCACCGCCCTCGCGGGGAGTCGCGTCGAGCTGGGACTCGGGGGGGGAACTCGTCACCGGCTGCCTTTCACGAGTCGGACGTGGCGGAACACCTCGGACGCGCCCGGGTCGGTGCCCGGGGCCGCGTGCAGCGAGCGGGGCCGGCAGCAGGCCGCCGACGCCCACAGGACCTGCGTCAGCAGGCGTTCGGTGTCGACGGCGTGCCCGCCGCGGTGGATGCCGCGGGTGTCGGCGAACACGACCGTGCCGGCGGGGGCGCTGGCGGTGCGGATCTCCAGCCCGGGGTTCTGCTCGACCAGCCGCTCGACCCCGGAGTCGTCGAGACGGTACCCCACCCCGTCCCAGTCGTTGCGGACCTGCAGGGTGCGCCCGGTGCGGGTGGCCGAACCGGCGAGGTAGCGCAGCGGCCCGGCGCCCGGGGTGACGTCGCGGACGTAGACGAACATCTTGACGATGTCGTGGTCCTCGGGCAGGTCGCGGTGCCAGCGCTGGGACTGCACGGCCGCCCCGCCCGTGGGCAGGTTCAGCCACGCGTTGAGGTCGTGCACCTTCAGCGACATCTGCGCGTACTCCTCGGCGATCCCCCGCAGGCGGGGGTCGACGGCCAGCTGGAGCAGGGGGTCGTCGGCGGCCACGACGGGCTCGGAGCCCATGAGCTCGACGAGGAAGCTCTTGCCGAACGCCCGCTCACCGTCGGCGGAGGCCGCCCGCAGGTCCTCGACGTGCCGGCGCAGCTGCTCGAAGCGGCCGGGCTCGCCCAGCAGGTCGTCGAGCTGGGCCGTGGCCACGCCGTCGCGGCGCAGGTCGCCCAGCAGGTCGCGGCCGGCCTCGGTCAGGACCGGGGGACGGCGGCGGTGGGACAGCACCGCGGGGGTGTTGAAGCCGTAGCGGGAGACGAGGCGGTTCTCGCAGCGCACCCGGCGCACCGTCTCGCGCGCGCGGCGGCGGGCCTCGTCCAGGACGCCGGCGGCGGCCGGGGCGGGCGAGGGCGCGGGGGCGGGCGCGGGACCGGAAGTGGTGGTGCTCATCGGGACTCGACCTCCTGGGACGTGCGGTGCGGGTGGCGGGAAGCGGTGTCCGGCTGCGGACCGGGCTGGGCCGGGACGGGGCGCACCGGACGGTCCCGGGCGGTTGCGCGCCCGGCGGGGACGGCCGCGTCGGTGAGCGCGGCCTCGACGGCGTCGGCGGTCGCGCTCAGGGGGAAGCGGCGGGCGACGTGCTCGCGCGCGCGGCGGCCCAGGTCGCGGTCCTCGTGCGTGGCGTCGAGGGCGTGGTCGAGGGCCCGGGCCAGGTCGGCGGGGTCGCCGGGGGTGACCAGCCAGCGCGCGAACTCCCCGGTGAGGATCTCCGGGATGCCGCCCGTGCGGCTGGCCACGACGGGCAGGCCGGCGGCCATGCCCTCGACCACGACCCGCCCGAACGGTTCGGGGGTCAGCGCCGGCAGGGCCACGACGTCGGCGGCGGCCAGGACGGCCAGCAGGTCCTCGCCGCTGCGGGCCGGCAGGTGCCGCACGCCGGGGGTGTCCCCGACCCGGCCGTCGCGCTCGGCGGGCGGCTGGTCCCCCACGAGCAGGAGCAGGACGTCGCCGCCGCGCGCGGCGCGCCGGGTCCGCAGCAGCGGCAGCGCGGCGCGCAGGACGTGCAGCCCCTTGTCGGCGGTGAGCCGCCCGTAGTGCAGGACGACCTCGGTGTCGGCGCCGATGCCCAGGGACAGCCGGGCCGCGGCCCGCTGGGCGGCCGTCGCCGGCGGGTACCGCCGGACGTCGACGCCGTTGTGGACCACGTCGATCCGCCGGGGGTCCAGCCCGGCGCGGACCCAGTCGCCGAGCACGGCGCCGGAGACCGCGAGGTAGCGCGTGGCCCGGCCCCGCAGGGCCCGCACGGCCGGGCCGGCGAACGGCCCGTGCCGCAGCTGGCAGACGACCGGCGCCCCGCTGGCCCAGCCGGCCAGGGCGCCGAACAGCAGCTGCTCGGCGCGGTTGAGCCAGATGACGTCGGGCCGGGCCCGGCGGGCGGCCAGGACGGGGCCGACCAGGCGCACGGCCCGCCAGGGGGCGCGGACGGGGACGGTCAGCGCGGGCGTGCGCACGACGCGGGCGGCGGCGCGGCCCCAGCGGGGGGCCTGCGGGCCACCGGCCGCGGCGAAGACCACGAGCTCGTGCCCGCGCGCGGCGAGCTCCTCGCCGACCTCCAGGGTGCTGACCTCGACCCCGCCCAGGGGGGCCATCGCGTCGGTGGGGACCAGGACGCGCAGCCCGGTGCGGACCGGCGGGGGCGTGGCGGCGGAGCGGGCCTGCCACCGGGCGCGCGCGTACAGCAGGGGCGCCTCGGCCACGCCGAGCAGCTCGGCCAGGGCGAGGTCGCGCGGGAAGGAGTCGCTGCGCCGGGCGTTCTTGGCCGATCCGGGGTCCAGCAGGTGCCGCACGCCGGAGGGCAGGGCGCGCAGCAGCTCGGGCGCGGCGGCGGGACGGGTCACCACGTGGTGCAGCACCATGGCCGCCAGGCCCGAGCCGTAGCTGCGGACCTGCGCGCGCAGGGCGCCCATCTCGTCGCGGTGGCGGTGCGTGACCTGCGCGGCGGGTTCGTAGACGACGGCGAGGCCGACCTCCAGGACGCGCAGGAACGCGAAGAGGTCCTCCCCCCCGCCGACGGCGGTGCCGGCCCCCAGCGAGGGGGGGAACCCGCCGATGCGGCGCAGCGCGTCCACGGTGAAGGCCATGTTGTTGCCGGAGCCGAAGACGCCGCTGTAGGGGAAGAAGGACGGCCGGACACCCGGTTCGCCCAGCTCCGGCGGCGGGGTGGAACCGTCGGGGGTCCAGCAGCAGCGGTGGTCCCCGCGGGTGAAGGAGCCGAACTCCTCGAACAGCTCCTCGGCCCGGGAGGCGGGGTCGAGGGCGACGGTCAGCCCGGTCACGCACCCCACCGCGGGGTGCGCGGCAGGACCGCACAGGGGGGCGGTGAGGGCCGCGAGCCAGCCGGGCGCCACGGCGCAGTCGTCGTCGGTGAAGGCGATGACGTCGACGTCGAGGTCGTCCACGGCCCGGTTGCGCGCCCGCGCCAGCCCGCGGCGGGGTTCGGCCAGCACGCGGACCCCGGGCAGGTCGCCCAGCTGCGCGCGCACCGCTCCCGAGGCGGGGTCGTTGTCGACGACGACGACCTGGTGCTCGGCGCGGTGCGGCAGTTCCTGCGCCAGCAGGTCGACGACCAGGTCGCGCAGACCGGGGCGGGCACCGAGGGTGCACACGACCGTGGCGATCCTGGGCAGCCCGCTGCGCGCGGGGGTGCCCGGGCCGCCCGGCCGCGGGACGGCGCGCACGGCGCCGGGCACCCTCACCCGCTGACCGCGTCGTCGAGGGTGGCCACGACGGTGGCCGCGCCGGCGTCGAA contains:
- a CDS encoding phytanoyl-CoA dioxygenase family protein; protein product: MSTTTSGPAPAPAPSPAPAAAGVLDEARRRARETVRRVRCENRLVSRYGFNTPAVLSHRRRPPVLTEAGRDLLGDLRRDGVATAQLDDLLGEPGRFEQLRRHVEDLRAASADGERAFGKSFLVELMGSEPVVAADDPLLQLAVDPRLRGIAEEYAQMSLKVHDLNAWLNLPTGGAAVQSQRWHRDLPEDHDIVKMFVYVRDVTPGAGPLRYLAGSATRTGRTLQVRNDWDGVGYRLDDSGVERLVEQNPGLEIRTASAPAGTVVFADTRGIHRGGHAVDTERLLTQVLWASAACCRPRSLHAAPGTDPGASEVFRHVRLVKGSR
- a CDS encoding glycosyltransferase; this encodes MPGAVRAVPRPGGPGTPARSGLPRIATVVCTLGARPGLRDLVVDLLAQELPHRAEHQVVVVDNDPASGAVRAQLGDLPGVRVLAEPRRGLARARNRAVDDLDVDVIAFTDDDCAVAPGWLAALTAPLCGPAAHPAVGCVTGLTVALDPASRAEELFEEFGSFTRGDHRCCWTPDGSTPPPELGEPGVRPSFFPYSGVFGSGNNMAFTVDALRRIGGFPPSLGAGTAVGGGEDLFAFLRVLEVGLAVVYEPAAQVTHRHRDEMGALRAQVRSYGSGLAAMVLHHVVTRPAAAPELLRALPSGVRHLLDPGSAKNARRSDSFPRDLALAELLGVAEAPLLYARARWQARSAATPPPVRTGLRVLVPTDAMAPLGGVEVSTLEVGEELAARGHELVVFAAAGGPQAPRWGRAAARVVRTPALTVPVRAPWRAVRLVGPVLAARRARPDVIWLNRAEQLLFGALAGWASGAPVVCQLRHGPFAGPAVRALRGRATRYLAVSGAVLGDWVRAGLDPRRIDVVHNGVDVRRYPPATAAQRAAARLSLGIGADTEVVLHYGRLTADKGLHVLRAALPLLRTRRAARGGDVLLLLVGDQPPAERDGRVGDTPGVRHLPARSGEDLLAVLAAADVVALPALTPEPFGRVVVEGMAAGLPVVASRTGGIPEILTGEFARWLVTPGDPADLARALDHALDATHEDRDLGRRAREHVARRFPLSATADAVEAALTDAAVPAGRATARDRPVRPVPAQPGPQPDTASRHPHRTSQEVESR